In a genomic window of Candidatus Flexicrinis proximus:
- a CDS encoding GNAT family N-acetyltransferase → MRPLQESDIQPIAGAFAALGWDKPASQYARYLAEQEAGERPVLVALLDGVFAGYVTVKWQSLYPPFAAANIPEIADFNVLPQFRRRGIGTALMDEAERLIAQRSPVAGIGVGLIADYGAAQRMYVLRGYVPDGAGVTYFDQPVGYLDPIAADHDLTLQFTKELR, encoded by the coding sequence ATCCGCCCGCTGCAGGAGAGCGACATCCAGCCGATTGCCGGCGCTTTCGCCGCGCTCGGCTGGGACAAACCCGCGTCGCAGTACGCGCGTTATCTGGCTGAGCAGGAAGCCGGCGAGCGTCCGGTGCTGGTCGCGCTGCTGGACGGTGTATTCGCCGGTTATGTCACGGTGAAATGGCAGTCGCTCTATCCGCCGTTCGCCGCCGCCAACATCCCCGAGATCGCCGACTTCAACGTCCTGCCGCAGTTCAGGCGGCGCGGCATCGGCACCGCCCTGATGGACGAGGCCGAGCGCCTGATCGCCCAGCGCTCGCCCGTGGCGGGGATCGGTGTCGGCTTGATCGCGGACTACGGCGCGGCCCAGCGGATGTACGTGCTGCGCGGCTATGTTCCCGATGGCGCCGGGGTCACCTACTTCGACCAGCCGGTCGGGTACCTCGACCCGATCGCCGCCGATCACGACCTCACGCTGCAGTTCACGAAAGAATTGAGGTGA
- a CDS encoding WD40 repeat domain-containing protein, whose product MRINLWDGQTGEAVKTLASCARRDADLFDTTVIAFSPDDSMVAYALEEYPTGRSEFGGRRRADHHWDVFSDDSTLLTTASSDGTVRWWGIAKPDAGE is encoded by the coding sequence GTGCGGATCAACCTTTGGGACGGCCAGACGGGCGAAGCGGTCAAGACTCTGGCGAGCTGTGCACGACGTGACGCCGATCTGTTCGACACGACCGTCATCGCGTTCAGCCCCGACGACAGCATGGTGGCGTACGCCCTCGAGGAATACCCGACAGGCAGGTCCGAGTTCGGAGGGAGACGACGCGCTGACCACCACTGGGACGTCTTTTCGGACGATAGCACGCTGCTGACGACGGCGAGCAGCGACGGCACGGTGCGATGGTGGGGTATCGCTAAGCCTGATGCAGGAGAGTAG
- a CDS encoding ABC transporter substrate-binding protein — MKKRLLLITLLLVSLLLPLGAVQAQDATVVQIFFPIAVDSPITEILNGYAEAYMAEHPDVQIQWSFEGGYADVKNRLLTVQEGGGDLPALAIMLATDIYDLVNAEAIQTWDAVATEEYLADFTPTWLGNSYYDYDGDGTGELYGLPFQRSTVLLYYNADLLTEAGLEVPTTWEELAMAAQALTTDAREGILIPNSWPYWVFQPFAAGAGQNIVSDSDVEVFFDNPGVIDALQYWIDLYQTYGATPDGVQDNWGDAPGAFADGSAAMIVHSSGSMRSILNNAEFTVGVGGLPGKDGGSFTVTGGGNMYLVAGIDEATAAAAWDFVQWLTAPEQTVDWSIRTGYYNTRDSGFELDAWKEYAAANPQADEARAMLGSAVREFSVQSLGDVRTILHTEILAVLNGDKDPAAAMAAAQSAADEVLAIFK, encoded by the coding sequence ATGAAGAAGCGGCTTCTGCTTATCACTTTACTCCTCGTTTCGTTGTTACTCCCACTCGGTGCCGTTCAGGCACAGGACGCCACTGTCGTCCAGATCTTCTTCCCGATTGCCGTAGACAGCCCGATCACCGAAATCCTCAACGGCTATGCCGAAGCCTATATGGCCGAACATCCGGACGTCCAGATTCAGTGGTCGTTCGAAGGCGGTTACGCCGACGTCAAGAATCGTCTGCTCACCGTTCAGGAAGGCGGCGGCGACCTGCCCGCGCTGGCGATCATGCTCGCCACCGACATTTACGATCTCGTCAATGCCGAAGCCATCCAGACGTGGGACGCGGTCGCGACCGAGGAATATCTCGCCGACTTCACGCCGACCTGGCTGGGCAACAGCTATTACGACTACGATGGCGACGGCACCGGCGAATTGTACGGCCTGCCGTTCCAGCGCTCCACCGTGCTGCTGTACTACAACGCCGATCTGCTGACGGAAGCGGGCCTTGAGGTTCCGACCACCTGGGAAGAACTGGCGATGGCGGCTCAGGCACTCACCACCGACGCGCGCGAAGGCATCCTGATCCCCAACAGCTGGCCGTATTGGGTATTCCAGCCGTTTGCGGCCGGCGCCGGCCAGAACATCGTCTCCGACAGCGACGTGGAAGTCTTCTTTGACAACCCCGGCGTGATCGACGCGCTGCAGTATTGGATCGACCTGTATCAGACTTACGGGGCGACCCCCGACGGCGTTCAGGACAACTGGGGCGATGCCCCCGGCGCGTTTGCCGATGGCTCCGCCGCCATGATCGTCCATAGCAGCGGATCGATGCGCAGCATCCTCAACAATGCCGAATTCACGGTCGGTGTTGGCGGCCTGCCGGGTAAAGACGGCGGATCCTTTACCGTGACCGGCGGCGGCAACATGTACCTCGTTGCCGGCATCGACGAAGCAACCGCGGCCGCGGCCTGGGATTTCGTCCAGTGGCTGACCGCTCCCGAGCAAACCGTCGACTGGAGCATCCGCACCGGCTACTACAACACCCGTGACAGCGGCTTCGAACTCGACGCGTGGAAAGAATATGCCGCCGCCAACCCGCAGGCGGACGAAGCCCGTGCCATGCTCGGCTCGGCCGTCCGTGAATTCTCGGTGCAGTCGCTCGGCGATGTCCGCACGATCCTGCACACCGAAATCCTGGCCGTGCTGAACGGCGACAAAGACCCCGCCGCCGCGATGGCCGCCGCGCAGTCGGCCGCCGATGAGGTTCTGGCGATCTTCAAGTAA
- a CDS encoding spermidine/putrescine ABC transporter substrate-binding protein, translated as MQRTSAPLCIALYAFLLLTGCSTAPAVAPTPTPPPLASTITLHNWDGGMPQSILDAFTAEYGVAVEYLPYAVYEEAQSNLEAGTPIDVLFVGTDVIAETLSKGLLAELDPSNLPNLRNVSVNFRDLSFDPGNRHSIPLGWGTTGLVVRSDLFGRPVTSWRDLWEGETGQIGIWDDRRSIIGLTLRSLGYSVNSEDPDELEAALERMLELRPRALFMEQFDPWTSAPEMDSGRIVIALGWAYDGLAGRDLNPNIEYVIPQEGTLLWLENMVIPANSPNKATAELFINFMLRPEIAAQYVNETYYAVANEAAKAFVDPAILDDPIVYPTAEQLVNAELMLPLSAEARMLYDSVWDRFLAASAGSE; from the coding sequence ATGCAGCGCACTTCCGCTCCACTGTGCATCGCGCTCTATGCCTTCCTGCTGCTTACCGGCTGTTCGACCGCGCCGGCCGTCGCACCGACCCCCACCCCTCCGCCTCTGGCTTCTACCATAACCCTGCACAATTGGGATGGCGGCATGCCGCAGTCCATACTCGACGCCTTCACCGCGGAGTATGGCGTGGCGGTTGAGTATCTGCCCTACGCCGTTTACGAAGAAGCTCAAAGTAATCTTGAGGCCGGAACGCCGATCGATGTGCTTTTCGTCGGGACGGACGTGATCGCCGAGACGCTGAGCAAAGGGCTTCTGGCGGAACTTGACCCGAGCAACCTCCCCAACCTGCGCAATGTTTCCGTCAATTTCCGGGACCTCAGCTTCGACCCCGGCAACCGCCACAGCATCCCGCTGGGATGGGGGACGACCGGTTTGGTGGTCCGCTCCGATTTGTTCGGGCGGCCGGTGACCAGTTGGCGCGACCTGTGGGAGGGCGAGACAGGGCAAATAGGCATCTGGGACGACCGGCGTTCGATCATCGGGCTGACGCTGCGCTCTCTGGGATACTCGGTCAACAGCGAAGACCCTGACGAACTGGAAGCCGCGCTGGAACGGATGCTGGAATTGCGGCCGCGCGCGCTGTTCATGGAACAATTCGATCCCTGGACCTCGGCCCCGGAGATGGACAGCGGGCGGATCGTCATCGCACTTGGCTGGGCTTACGATGGCCTGGCAGGGCGCGATCTTAATCCCAATATCGAATACGTGATCCCCCAGGAGGGGACGCTGCTGTGGCTTGAGAACATGGTGATCCCGGCCAACAGCCCGAACAAGGCCACCGCGGAACTCTTCATCAATTTCATGCTGCGGCCGGAGATCGCGGCCCAGTATGTCAACGAGACCTACTATGCGGTGGCCAACGAGGCAGCGAAGGCCTTCGTCGATCCCGCCATCCTGGACGACCCGATCGTGTATCCGACCGCCGAGCAACTGGTCAACGCCGAGCTGATGCTGCCACTGTCTGCGGAAGCCCGGATGCTCTACGACAGCGTCTGGGACCGCTTCCTGGCCGCGTCAGCCGGATCTGAGTAG
- a CDS encoding O-methyltransferase, with protein sequence MSQNQWDSVDEYFNGLFVPSDHALESALNATVEAGMPQISVAPNQGKLLYLLARSHNTKSILEIGTLAGYSTIWLARGMQAGGRLVTLEIDPLHAEVARSNIARAGLSQIVEVMLGSAHESLAQLVAQNAGPFDLVFIDADKASTPAYIEYSMQLTRPGSLIIIDNVVRHGQVSNPDTTDVNVQGVQKALTMLANDPRIVITAIQTVGSKGYDGLALALRIG encoded by the coding sequence GTGTCGCAGAACCAGTGGGACTCGGTGGACGAATACTTCAACGGGTTATTCGTCCCGTCCGATCATGCGCTTGAATCCGCGCTCAACGCGACCGTTGAGGCCGGGATGCCGCAAATCAGTGTCGCGCCGAATCAAGGCAAGCTGCTCTACCTGCTGGCGCGGTCGCATAACACGAAGTCGATCCTCGAAATCGGTACACTGGCCGGCTACAGCACGATCTGGTTAGCACGCGGGATGCAGGCTGGCGGGCGTCTCGTCACGCTTGAGATCGATCCTCTGCATGCCGAAGTGGCCCGTTCCAACATCGCCCGCGCCGGCCTGTCTCAGATTGTCGAAGTGATGCTGGGTTCCGCGCACGAGTCGCTCGCGCAGCTGGTCGCCCAGAACGCCGGTCCGTTCGATCTCGTCTTCATCGACGCTGACAAGGCATCTACTCCCGCCTATATCGAATACTCTATGCAGCTGACCCGGCCGGGCAGTTTGATTATCATCGACAATGTGGTGCGGCACGGTCAGGTCAGCAACCCGGACACGACCGATGTCAACGTCCAAGGCGTCCAGAAGGCACTGACCATGCTGGCCAACGACCCGCGCATCGTCATTACGGCGATTCAGACGGTGGGCAGCAAAGGCTACGACGGGCTGGCTCTGGCGCTGCGTATCGGCTAG
- a CDS encoding sensor histidine kinase, which translates to MSRQLGLQGRLLLLLGAVMLITLLIVAVSVFVLVSSAEREVWAGRQDEAGRNAATQASNYINLARASLQFIAELDVSPAELERILRASADRSPGYLEFIVLNERGTVVSSVSAGESVLANAFTIAQSNWFVSARGAGEGQFYFGDVQISPQNVPYIIMSSPSRSGGVVALRLSLSVLGEIVSGLRFGTTGTTYVVQSEGTVAAHPDPRVIQDFVSLAGRQELEAVLEQREASWTGSYTNFRNEAVIGTASAIPNTNLVVITEIAQVEATASSRNALLVLGTITVLFWLGAIVLTRTTIRRLVFVPLQHLQEGANEVEQGNLQYQAKLLRHDEIGQLTESFNAMARGLYARASEREQLIMDLQRAKRQAEENSRLKSEFLSTMSHELRTPLNAIEGFTSIMLSRMGIELNPKAEEMVRRVSANSKRLLHLINDFLDLSRIESGRLELVKAPVSPATLARIWQSQVGVLGEEKGVEFVVTVDAALPPAILGDEDALTKIAINLLGNAFKFTHKGTVSLDLRRANRDWMIVVSDTGIGIPPHAREYIFEEFRQVDGSSKRLYGGTGLGLALVQKLTRAMGGSVTLQSELGRGSTFTITLPLEPGESEHEQYPARSA; encoded by the coding sequence ATGTCACGGCAGCTGGGCCTTCAGGGACGCCTGCTGCTGCTGCTCGGGGCTGTGATGCTGATCACCCTGCTGATCGTCGCCGTCAGCGTGTTTGTGCTGGTCTCCAGCGCAGAGCGCGAAGTATGGGCGGGGCGGCAGGACGAGGCGGGGCGAAACGCGGCCACGCAAGCCAGCAACTACATCAACCTGGCGCGCGCCAGCCTGCAGTTCATCGCCGAGTTGGACGTCAGCCCTGCGGAACTGGAGCGAATCCTGCGCGCGTCGGCTGACCGGAGCCCGGGCTATCTGGAGTTCATTGTCCTCAACGAACGGGGTACCGTCGTCAGTTCGGTATCCGCGGGCGAGAGCGTGCTGGCCAACGCCTTTACGATCGCGCAGTCGAACTGGTTTGTCAGCGCGCGGGGCGCTGGTGAAGGGCAATTCTATTTTGGAGATGTCCAAATCTCCCCGCAGAATGTGCCCTATATCATCATGTCCAGCCCGTCGCGGTCCGGCGGCGTGGTTGCGCTGCGCCTCAGCCTGAGTGTCCTCGGCGAAATCGTGTCCGGGCTCAGGTTCGGCACGACCGGCACGACCTATGTGGTTCAGTCGGAGGGGACCGTCGCGGCGCACCCTGATCCCCGGGTTATCCAGGACTTCGTCAGCCTGGCCGGACGCCAGGAGCTGGAGGCCGTCCTGGAACAGAGGGAGGCAAGCTGGACCGGCAGTTACACCAACTTCCGGAACGAAGCCGTGATCGGTACAGCCTCGGCGATCCCGAACACCAATCTGGTTGTGATCACGGAAATCGCGCAGGTCGAAGCCACGGCCTCCAGCCGGAACGCCCTGCTAGTCCTCGGGACGATTACGGTGCTGTTCTGGCTGGGGGCCATCGTGCTGACCCGCACCACGATCCGCCGACTGGTATTCGTGCCGCTGCAGCACCTGCAGGAAGGCGCCAATGAGGTGGAACAGGGAAACCTGCAATACCAGGCGAAGCTGCTGCGCCATGACGAAATCGGCCAGCTCACCGAGTCGTTTAACGCGATGGCCCGCGGGCTGTATGCGCGCGCCAGCGAACGCGAACAACTGATCATGGATTTGCAGAGGGCAAAACGCCAGGCCGAGGAGAACTCGCGGTTGAAGTCGGAATTCCTGTCGACGATGTCGCACGAACTCCGCACGCCGCTCAACGCCATCGAAGGGTTCACCAGTATCATGCTGAGCCGTATGGGCATCGAATTGAACCCCAAGGCTGAGGAAATGGTCCGGCGGGTCAGCGCCAACAGCAAGCGCCTGCTGCACCTCATCAACGATTTCCTCGACCTTTCGCGCATCGAATCCGGCCGGCTGGAACTGGTCAAAGCCCCGGTATCCCCGGCGACTCTGGCACGCATCTGGCAGAGCCAGGTGGGTGTACTGGGTGAGGAGAAAGGCGTCGAATTCGTCGTGACGGTCGATGCCGCCCTGCCGCCAGCGATTCTGGGCGATGAGGACGCGCTGACCAAAATCGCCATTAATCTGCTGGGAAACGCCTTCAAGTTCACCCACAAAGGCACGGTTTCGCTCGACCTGCGGCGCGCCAACCGCGACTGGATGATCGTGGTCAGCGACACCGGAATCGGCATTCCGCCCCATGCACGCGAGTACATCTTCGAGGAATTCCGCCAGGTGGACGGCTCATCCAAACGCTTGTACGGCGGAACCGGCCTGGGCCTTGCGCTTGTCCAGAAGCTCACACGGGCCATGGGCGGGAGCGTCACGTTGCAGAGCGAACTGGGCCGAGGCAGCACATTTACGATTACCCTACCGCTTGAACCAGGAGAATCAGAGCATGAGCAATATCCCGCACGATCTGCTTAA
- a CDS encoding SDR family NAD(P)-dependent oxidoreductase gives MKPLTGKIAVVAGATRGAGRGIARALGEAGATVYCTGRSVRGSLASGGGRPETIDETAEMIRAEGGQAIAVRVDHTEEDQVSALFERVRAEQGRLDLLVNDIWGGERYIEFGQPFWEVDYAFLPVILERALITHIVTARYAVPLMLPQHSGLIVEVTDGGTPDVAVGDFVYRGMLWYDLIKNAVIRLAFGMAQELRPHGITALAVTPGFLRSEEMLDHFDVAESNWRDAVAKEPHFIASETPLFVGRAVAALAGATDLMTRSGGVYSSWGLSDEFPFTDADGARPHWGRHFAAHVLGG, from the coding sequence ATGAAACCGCTAACGGGAAAGATCGCCGTGGTCGCCGGGGCGACGCGCGGCGCGGGCCGCGGAATCGCGCGGGCATTGGGCGAAGCAGGGGCGACAGTCTACTGCACCGGCAGGAGTGTCCGGGGCAGCCTTGCCAGCGGAGGCGGCCGCCCGGAAACCATTGACGAGACCGCCGAGATGATCCGCGCGGAAGGCGGGCAAGCCATCGCCGTGCGCGTCGATCATACGGAGGAGGATCAGGTCAGCGCCCTGTTCGAGCGCGTGCGGGCCGAACAGGGACGGCTTGATCTGCTTGTCAACGATATCTGGGGCGGGGAGCGCTATATCGAGTTCGGCCAGCCGTTCTGGGAAGTTGATTACGCGTTCCTGCCAGTGATTTTGGAGCGCGCGCTCATCACACACATCGTGACGGCGCGCTATGCCGTGCCGCTGATGCTCCCGCAGCATTCCGGCCTGATCGTCGAAGTGACCGACGGCGGAACGCCGGATGTCGCGGTAGGCGATTTCGTCTATCGCGGCATGCTGTGGTACGACCTGATCAAGAATGCCGTTATCCGTCTCGCCTTCGGGATGGCGCAGGAACTCCGGCCGCATGGGATCACCGCGCTGGCCGTCACGCCCGGCTTCCTGCGCTCCGAGGAGATGCTCGACCATTTCGACGTAGCTGAGTCGAACTGGCGCGATGCCGTGGCGAAGGAGCCGCATTTTATCGCGTCCGAGACGCCGCTTTTCGTCGGGCGGGCGGTCGCCGCACTGGCAGGGGCCACCGACCTGATGACCCGTTCCGGTGGGGTGTACAGCTCGTGGGGACTGAGCGACGAATTCCCCTTCACTGACGCGGACGGAGCGCGACCTCACTGGGGCCGCCACTTCGCGGCGCACGTCCTCGGCGGCTAG
- a CDS encoding beta-lactamase family protein, giving the protein MIDIEALHAALRRQHEVLPFSGIVHIREGGETVFSQAWGYADKAEQRPNTIDTRFAVASGSKTFTATAICQLVEQGKLAFDTRLTDCLDIAFPRFDPAVTIHHLLTHTSGIPDYFDEDVSDDYEALWTQRPMYTIRTPADFLPLFQHLPMKFAPGEKFHYNNAGYIVLGLIVEQVSGIPFADYVQRHIFDTCEMSRSGYFPTDRLPAGTAYGYITDGNGGWRTNFFAVPIVGGPDGGVFVTAPDMCRFWDALHAYRLMGEPMTRRLLTPYADVTEGFDNAYGYGLWMQTSGGIVDLYHAEGSDPGSAFLSGVIPARKIDFSVIGNINDESWPVTKLVLAAVE; this is encoded by the coding sequence GTGATCGATATCGAGGCATTACACGCTGCGCTGCGCCGCCAGCATGAGGTACTGCCGTTTTCAGGCATCGTCCATATCCGCGAGGGCGGTGAAACCGTTTTTTCGCAGGCGTGGGGATATGCCGACAAAGCGGAACAGCGGCCAAACACGATCGACACCCGCTTCGCCGTTGCGTCCGGCTCCAAGACCTTCACCGCCACCGCCATCTGCCAGCTCGTCGAGCAGGGCAAACTCGCCTTCGACACGCGGCTGACAGACTGCCTCGACATCGCCTTTCCGCGCTTCGACCCCGCTGTGACTATCCATCACCTGCTCACTCACACCTCCGGCATCCCGGACTATTTCGACGAAGACGTGTCAGACGACTATGAGGCGCTCTGGACGCAGCGCCCCATGTACACCATCCGCACGCCGGCTGATTTCCTGCCGCTGTTTCAGCATCTGCCGATGAAATTCGCGCCCGGCGAGAAGTTCCATTACAACAACGCCGGCTATATCGTGCTCGGCCTGATCGTCGAGCAGGTCAGCGGCATACCCTTCGCCGATTACGTCCAGCGCCACATTTTCGACACCTGCGAAATGAGTCGCAGCGGCTATTTCCCGACGGACCGGCTGCCTGCCGGGACCGCCTATGGCTATATCACCGACGGGAATGGCGGCTGGCGGACAAACTTCTTTGCCGTGCCGATCGTCGGCGGGCCGGACGGCGGTGTTTTCGTCACCGCGCCGGATATGTGCCGCTTCTGGGACGCACTCCACGCCTACCGGCTGATGGGTGAGCCGATGACACGGCGGCTGTTGACGCCGTATGCCGATGTGACGGAAGGCTTCGACAACGCCTATGGCTACGGCCTGTGGATGCAAACGAGCGGCGGGATCGTTGACCTCTACCACGCCGAAGGGTCAGACCCCGGATCGGCGTTCCTGTCCGGCGTCATTCCGGCGCGCAAAATCGACTTTTCGGTCATCGGCAACATCAACGATGAGTCATGGCCGGTGACGAAACTGGTGCTGGCGGCGGTGGAATAG
- a CDS encoding response regulator, producing MSNIPHDLLNGWDIVVIDDEPDSLEVARFILDFYGANVHTATNGREGVVLVELVKPRFVISDLSMPEMDGWEFLSALKATAETRDTPVIALTAHAMRGDRERAVAAGFRNYLTKPLTANTFMDQLMVLLLAIPQLSEFLTI from the coding sequence ATGAGCAATATCCCGCACGATCTGCTTAACGGCTGGGATATCGTCGTGATCGACGATGAGCCGGACAGCCTGGAAGTTGCCCGCTTCATCCTGGATTTCTACGGCGCCAACGTCCACACCGCCACTAACGGCAGGGAGGGCGTTGTGCTGGTGGAACTGGTCAAACCGCGCTTCGTCATCTCCGACCTGTCGATGCCCGAGATGGACGGATGGGAGTTTCTGAGCGCACTGAAGGCGACTGCCGAGACGCGCGATACGCCCGTGATTGCACTGACCGCCCATGCCATGCGCGGCGACCGAGAGCGGGCCGTCGCGGCCGGTTTCCGTAATTACCTGACCAAGCCACTGACCGCCAACACCTTCATGGACCAGCTTATGGTCCTCCTGCTCGCCATCCCGCAGCTCAGTGAATTCCTGACGATTTGA
- a CDS encoding response regulator, translated as MSQPILIVEDDPDGQALVSHVVNHLAISHQVVGDAERACAELFESGETYRAAIIDLALPGKDGWELLEDIRMHPATAGLLCIAVTAFHTSKTREHALRAGFDAYFSKPLDATSFARQLEGLL; from the coding sequence ATGTCGCAACCCATTCTTATTGTTGAAGACGACCCCGACGGCCAGGCGCTTGTCTCGCACGTGGTCAACCATCTGGCGATTTCCCATCAGGTGGTAGGGGACGCTGAGAGAGCCTGTGCGGAGCTGTTCGAGTCAGGCGAGACCTACCGGGCGGCCATCATCGACCTGGCACTTCCCGGCAAAGACGGCTGGGAACTGCTGGAGGATATCCGCATGCATCCGGCCACCGCCGGCCTGCTGTGCATTGCGGTCACTGCGTTCCACACGTCAAAAACGCGCGAGCACGCGCTGCGCGCCGGGTTTGACGCCTACTTTTCAAAACCGTTGGATGCCACGTCTTTCGCGCGGCAGTTGGAGGGACTCCTATGA
- a CDS encoding histidine phosphatase family protein: MILYFLRHAHAEDGEGKPDEQRALNERGLQQAADTADLLKRLDVDLEFLFTSPRLRAMQTAEAISKALDIKADIREELNYGFNAARLSSMLGDVTPHHSVMLVGHEPTFSQTIQALTGARVEMKKCGLARIDVLVRQPLQGELTWLLTPKLVRALNGE; this comes from the coding sequence GTGATCCTATATTTTCTGCGCCATGCCCATGCTGAAGATGGGGAGGGCAAGCCCGATGAACAGCGTGCGCTGAACGAACGGGGACTGCAGCAAGCCGCCGATACGGCTGATCTCCTGAAGCGGCTCGATGTTGATCTGGAATTTCTATTTACCAGCCCGCGCCTGCGGGCGATGCAGACCGCCGAAGCGATTTCGAAAGCACTGGACATCAAGGCGGATATCCGCGAAGAACTCAACTACGGCTTCAACGCTGCGCGGCTGAGTTCAATGCTGGGCGATGTGACGCCGCACCACAGCGTGATGCTGGTGGGCCACGAACCAACCTTTAGCCAAACGATTCAAGCGCTGACCGGCGCGCGAGTCGAGATGAAGAAGTGCGGCCTGGCGCGAATAGATGTCCTGGTGCGTCAGCCGCTGCAGGGCGAGCTTACGTGGCTGTTGACGCCCAAACTGGTTCGCGCCCTGAACGGAGAGTAA
- a CDS encoding RNA polymerase sigma factor, whose protein sequence is MTDDPILLDWIERAIDGDEGAFEEIYYTYKDDVYTACMRMLGTAQEAEDAAQDVFIRLLRVLPRYDHTRASFRTWMLTITTNYCYDQLRKRRGQDVSMDDEEEPVALTLSSSDPTPEQATLGLEFRDRVQLMLDRLAPDDRQMIVLRYWFDQGYEEIAESMRITVSAVKSRLFRARQKLADLLGDIALPSEGV, encoded by the coding sequence GTGACAGATGATCCGATCTTGCTTGATTGGATCGAACGCGCCATCGATGGTGATGAAGGCGCGTTCGAGGAAATTTACTATACCTATAAGGACGACGTGTACACGGCCTGTATGCGGATGTTAGGGACTGCCCAGGAAGCGGAGGACGCGGCACAGGACGTGTTCATCCGGTTGCTGCGCGTGCTGCCGCGCTACGACCATACGCGCGCCAGTTTCAGGACCTGGATGCTGACCATCACGACCAACTACTGCTACGACCAGCTCCGTAAGCGCCGCGGTCAGGATGTCTCGATGGACGACGAGGAAGAGCCGGTCGCCTTGACCCTGTCGAGCAGCGATCCGACCCCCGAACAGGCGACCTTAGGGCTGGAGTTCCGTGATCGCGTCCAGCTGATGCTCGACCGGTTAGCGCCGGATGACCGCCAGATGATCGTGCTGCGTTACTGGTTCGATCAAGGCTATGAGGAAATTGCGGAGAGCATGCGAATCACGGTAAGCGCGGTCAAGAGCCGGTTGTTCAGGGCACGCCAGAAGCTGGCCGACCTGTTAGGCGATATCGCGCTGCCGAGCGAAGGAGTCTAG
- a CDS encoding SUMF1/EgtB/PvdO family nonheme iron enzyme encodes MALQAAAPRPYDITMTAPPMTPSATASGSTTPTRTHAPPTPTPTAAPARANADWRIQTVYRDGVYMVRVPPGCFQMGMAEAGADQWLQDVIGAFGDDPLWHAIYARLTPQHEVCFESTFLLDRTEVTQAQFDDFGGVARERPSHRGDEYPVEAITWSEARAFCDLRGARLPTEAEWEYAARGPDGLAYPWGDDFSPELAVWEGNASGETAEVGSKPDGASWVGALDMSGNVWEWTSTAYDDTDKSGRFPYPYDASDGREDPDLDGVLRVVRGGSYFFLDQSFLRAAVRDGNAPGTRATVIGFRCAQDD; translated from the coding sequence ATGGCTCTTCAGGCCGCCGCCCCTCGCCCGTACGACATCACCATGACGGCTCCCCCCATGACCCCTTCAGCCACCGCTTCCGGCTCAACCACACCGACGCGCACGCACGCACCGCCGACGCCCACCCCGACCGCCGCGCCGGCGCGCGCGAACGCCGACTGGCGCATCCAGACCGTGTATCGCGACGGCGTGTATATGGTGCGCGTGCCGCCCGGGTGCTTTCAAATGGGAATGGCTGAAGCCGGAGCCGATCAATGGCTTCAGGATGTGATCGGCGCGTTCGGCGACGACCCGCTCTGGCATGCCATCTATGCCCGCCTGACGCCACAGCATGAGGTCTGTTTCGAGTCAACCTTCCTGCTCGACCGGACCGAGGTCACGCAGGCGCAGTTTGACGACTTTGGCGGCGTCGCCCGTGAGCGGCCAAGCCATCGCGGCGACGAGTATCCGGTCGAGGCGATCACGTGGTCCGAGGCGCGCGCGTTTTGTGATCTGCGCGGTGCGCGCCTGCCGACCGAGGCCGAATGGGAATATGCCGCGCGCGGTCCGGACGGCCTCGCCTATCCGTGGGGGGACGACTTCTCCCCGGAGCTGGCCGTTTGGGAAGGCAATGCATCAGGCGAAACAGCTGAGGTCGGGAGCAAGCCGGATGGCGCGTCGTGGGTTGGCGCGCTGGACATGAGCGGCAATGTCTGGGAGTGGACGAGTACCGCTTACGATGACACAGACAAATCCGGCCGGTTTCCCTATCCTTACGATGCATCCGACGGACGCGAGGACCCCGACCTTGACGGCGTGCTGCGGGTGGTGCGCGGCGGGTCGTATTTCTTCCTCGACCAGTCGTTCCTACGGGCGGCGGTGCGCGACGGCAATGCTCCCGGCACACGGGCGACGGTCATTGGCTTCCGCTGCGCGCAGGACGACTGA